One Caretta caretta isolate rCarCar2 chromosome 24, rCarCar1.hap1, whole genome shotgun sequence genomic region harbors:
- the LOC142069938 gene encoding immunoglobulin kappa light chain-like, translating into MFWYLRREGEKPIYIKRCLDDQNVSKFACKHETHSSTLEIRSIQKTESGIYYCAFEYSSYLIFGNGSTLIVGDSYTKSSWVMLLVPFPHGSQVTGTANLACVIHGVSSPVHVSCSVSGELQEQGLTRSLKAKDGSLTLINHISIPMDTWTSGKNFTCEIKFNSSGSSVKKNTGYPAASSTAHPSGCASQTVRYAVAMFLGVLLVSLSLAWSHCCSNPGQTSA; encoded by the exons ATGTTTTGGTATTtgagaagagaaggagagaaaccCATATACATTAAGCGCTGTTTGGATGATCAAAATGTAAGTAAATTTGCTTGCAAACATGAGACACACAGCTCGACACTGGAAATCCGCAGTATCCAAAAGACTGAGTCTGGCATTTACTACTGTGCATTTGAATACAGCAGCTACCTGATTTTTGGGAATGGATCCACGCTGATTGTTGGAG ACAGTTATACCAAGAGCAGCTGGGTGATGCTTCTGGTCCCATTTCCACATGGCAGTCAAGTCACTGGGACAGCTAATCTGGCCTGTGTGATCCATGGAGTGTCCAGCCCAGTCCATGTTTCCTGTAGTGTttctggggagctgcaggaacaggGTCTGACACGCTCACTGAAAGCAAAGGATGGATCTTTAACCCTCATAAATCATATCAGCATCCCCATGGACACCTGGACCAGTGGGAAGAATTTCACCTGTGAAATCAAATTCAACTCTTCCGGCAGCAGTGTGAAGAAAAATACCGGGTATCCTGCAG CTTCCTCCACAGCCCATCCCAGCGGGTGTGCGTCACAGACGGTGCGCTATGCCGTGGCCATGTTCCTGGGGGTGTTGCTGGTGTCCCTGAGCCTGGCCTGGAGTCACTGCTGTTCTAATCCAG GGCAAACTTCTGCCTGA